In Aquila chrysaetos chrysaetos chromosome 10, bAquChr1.4, whole genome shotgun sequence, the following proteins share a genomic window:
- the B3GNT7 gene encoding UDP-GlcNAc:betaGal beta-1,3-N-acetylglucosaminyltransferase 7, whose translation MFQWKKTIYKTVCLSFLLVITVTVLQRGMAPSQFMQGQQQKELPLPEPLKTQKRDNAFSITSTFWKSKKEKAPVKEEESMMAKQAKSWDVTTTNCSANQNFSKVDWFKGLEPNFQQFLLYRHCRYFPMLINHPEKCSGDVYLLIVVKSIITQHDRREAIRRTWGQEKEVEGKRIKTLFLLGTASKEEERGNYQKLLDYENHIYGDILQWDFLDSFFNLTLKEVHFLKWLNIYCDNVRFIFKGDDDVFVSPSNILEFLEDKKEGEDLFVGDVLYKAKPIRKKENKYYIPSALYNKSNYPPYAGGGGFIMDGPLAKRLHKTSETLELYPIDDVFLGMCLEVLKVSPVGHEGFKTFGIVKNKNSKMNKEPCFFRSMLVVHKLLPPELLQMWDLVHSNLTCSRKLNIL comes from the exons ATGTTCCAGTG GAAGAAGACCATCTACAAAACGGTTTGCCTCTCCTTCTTGCTGGTGATCACGGTGACGGTGCTGCAACGGGGAATGGCCCCCAGCCAGTTCAtgcagggccagcagcagaaagagctgcCCCTTCCGGAGCccctgaaaacacagaagagagaCAACGCCTTCTCCATCACCAGCACTTTCTGGAAGAGCAAGAAGGAGAAAGCTCctgtgaaggaggaggagagcatgatggcaaagcaagcaaaatccTGGGATGTCACCACTACCAACTGCTCAGCCAACCAGAACTTCAGCAAGGTGGACTGGTTCAAAGGGCTGGAGCCCAATTTCCAGCAGTTCCTGCTCTACCGACACTGCCGCTACTTCCCCATGCTGATCAACCACCCCGAGAAATGCAGCGGGGACGTCTACCTGCTCATTGTGGTCAAGTCTATCATCACGCAGCACGACCGCCGCGAGGCCATCCGGAGGACCTGGGgccaggagaaggaggtggagggTAAGAGGATCAAGACCCTGTTCTTGCTGGGCACAGCCtccaaggaggaggaaagaggcaACTACCAGAAACTGCTGGATTACGAGAACCACATCTATGGGGACATCTTGCAGTGGGATTTCCTGGACAGCTTCTTCAACCTCACCCTCAAAGAGGTCCATTTCCTGAAGTGGCTGAACATCTACTGCGACAATGTCCGCTTCATTTTCAAAGGTGACGATGACGTGTTTGTGAGTCCCAGCAACATCCTGGAGTTCCTGGAGGacaagaaggagggagaggaccTCTTTGTGGGGGATGTCCTCTACAAGGCCAAGCCGATCCGGAAGAAGGAGAACAAGTACTACATCCCCAGCGCCCTCTACAACAAAAGCAACTACCCACCCTATGCAGGGGGTGGGGGCTTCATCATGGATGGACCCCTGGCCAAGAGGCTGCACAAGACCTCGGAGACACTGGAGCTGTACCCCATCGACGATGTCTTCCTAGGGATGTGCTTGGAGGTCCTTAAAGTATCACCTGTTGGGCACGAGGGCTTCAAAACTTTTGGCATTGTGAAGAACAAGAACAGCAAGATGAACAAGGAGCCATGTTTTTTCCGGAGTATGTTGGTGGTTCATAAACTGCTGCCTCCAGAGCTGCTCCAAATGTGGGACTTGGTCCATAGTAACTTGACGTGCTCGAGAAAACTCAACATCCTTTAG
- the NCL gene encoding nucleolin gives MVKIAKTPKNQIKQKKMAPPPKKVEESEEEESSELEESSGEEMIPQKKQQKAAVTPAKKAATPAKKAAIPAKKAITPAKKTVATPAKKAVAPSPKKAAVLTKGAKNGKNAKKEESEEEDEDDEEDEEEEDEDEEEEEEEEDSDEEEEPAMPVKPAAKKPAAVPAKKPAVVPAKQESEEEEEEEEEEDDEEEDDESEDEAMDTTPVQVKKPTPAKAAPVKAKADSEDEEDEEDDEEEDDDEEEEDEEDAEEESEDEKPVKEAPGKRKKEMANKSAPEAKKKKTDGPTSAFSLFVGNLVPTKEYEELKTGIKEFFGKKNIEVLDVRIGASKRFGYVDFSSAEDLDKALQLNGKKLMGLEIKLEKAKSKETMKENKKERDARTLFVKNLPYRLTEDEMREVFENALEIRIVMNKEGNSKGMAYIEFKTEAEANKALEEKQGTEIDGRAMVIDFTGEKSHQEHQKGGGERESKTLIVNNLSYAASEETLQELFKKASSIKMPQTNQGRPKGYAFVEFPTTEDAKEALNSCNNTEIEGRAIRLEFSSPAWQKGNMNARGGFNQQSKTLFVRGLSEDTTEETLRESFEGSISARIVTDRDTGSSKGFGFVDFSSPEDAKAAKEAMEDGEIDGNKVILDFAKPKGEFQRGGGFGGRGGRGGGRGGRGGFGGRGGGRGFGGRGGGFRGGRGGGGDHKPQGKKIKFE, from the exons ATGGTGAAGATCGCCAAG ACTCCCAAGAATCagatcaaacagaaaaaaatggctcctccccccaaaaaggtcGAGGAAAGCGAGGAAGAAGAGTCGTCTGAGCTAGAGGAAAGCAGCGGAGAAGAG ATGATCCCtcagaagaaacaacaaaaagcagcagtgacacCAGCCAAGAAGGCAGCTACTCCTGCAAAGAAGGCCGCTATTCCTGCAAAAAAGGCAATTACACCTGCTAAGAAGACTGTGGCTACTCCAGCTAAAAAGGCTGTTGCTCCATCACCTAAAAAGGCTGCTGTCCTAACCAAAGGAGcgaaaaatggaaagaatgccaagaaggaagagagtgaggaggaggatgaagatgacgaggaagatgaggaggaggaagatgaggatgaggaggaggaagaagaggaagaggattCTG ATGAGGAAGAGGAACCAGCAATGCCTGTGAAGCCTGCAGCCAAAAAGCCTGCAGCAGTACCAGCCAAAAAGCCTGCAGTTGTGCCAGCAAAGCAAGAatctgaagaggaggaggaggaggaggaggaggaggatgatgaGGAAGAAGATGATG AATCTGAAGATGAAGCCATGGACACAACCCCTGTTCAGGTGAAGAAACCTACTCCAGCAAAGGCCGCACCAGTGAAAGCCAAGGCAGACTCTGAAgatgaggaagatgaggaggatgatgaggaggaggatgacgatgaagaggaggaggatgaagaggatGCCGAAGAGGAAAGTGAGGATGAAA AACCTGTCAAGGAAGCAcctggaaagaggaagaaagaaatggccAACAAAAGTGCACCAGAggccaagaaaaagaaaactgatg GGCCCACTTCAGCTTTCTCCCTCTTTGTGGGAAATTTGGTCCCCACCAAGGAGTATGAAGAACTGAAGACTGGCATCAAAGAATTCTTTGGGAAGAAGAATATCGAAGTTTTAGATGTCAGAATTGGTGCTTCCAA GCGATTCGGCTATGTAGACTTTTCATCTGCTGAAGATCTGGATAAAGCTCTCCAACTAAATGGAAAGAAGTTAATGGGTTTGGAAatcaaactggaaaaagcaaagagcaaggaaacgatgaaagaaaataagaaag AGAGAGATGCTAGAACACTGTTTGTGAAGAATCTGCCCTACCGCTTAACTGAAGATGAAATGAGAGAGGTGTTTGAAAATGCCCTAGAAATCCGAATAGTAATGAACAAGGAGGGGAACAGCAAAGG GATGGCCTATAttgaatttaaaacagaagctgagGCAAACAAAGCTCTGGAGGAGAAGCAGGGCACAGAGATTGATGGTCGTGCCATGGTCATTGACTTCACTGGTGAGAAGAGCCATCAAGAACATCAGAAAG GAGGTGGAGAGAGGGAGTCAAAGACCCTAATTGTCAACAACCTCTCATACGCTGCTTCAGAAGAGACTCTCCAAGAACTGTTCAAGAAAGCTTCTTCCATCAAGATGCCACAGACCAACCAGGGCAGGCCTAAAGG GTATGCATTTGTAGAATTTCCCACAACTGAGGATGCCAAAGAGGCATTGAATTCCTGTAACAACACAGAGATTGAAGGCAGAGCAATCAGATTGGAATTCAGTTCACCGGCATGGCAGAAAGGGAACATGAACGCAAGAGGAGGATTTAATC AACAAAGCAAAACGTTGTTTGTCAGAGGCCTTTCTGAGGACACCACAGAGGAGACGCTAAGAGAATCATTTGAAGGCTCTATAAGTGCTAGAATAGTCACAGACAGAGACACTGGATCATCTAAAGG GTTTGGGTTTGTGGACTTCAGCTCCCCAGAAGATGCCAAAGCAGCTAAAGAAGCCATGGAGGATGGAGAGATAGATGGAAACAAAGTGATCCTTGATTTTGCCAAGCCAAAGGGTGAATTTCAACGTGGCGGTGGATTTGGTGGTCGTGGCGGCAGAGGAGGAGGccgaggaggaagaggtggatTTGGTGGCAGAGGTGGTGGCAGAGGATTTGGAG gtaGAGGAGGTGGCTTccgaggaggcagaggaggaggtggagatCACAAGCCGCAAGGGAAGAAGATAAAGTTTGAATAa